The following proteins come from a genomic window of Aquimarina sp. MAR_2010_214:
- a CDS encoding IS1595 family transposase: MIPEDFRDFFISSSALVQSEIVSTLLEISTEGSALIDSNQSKAISCPHCKCNKIKANGKLKGVQRYVCNTCHKNFSETTGKFWYNLKKKDKVNRYLFCLLSGYSIRKSAKETGISIQTSFDWRHKLLVSFGSVSVDEFQGILESDDLFFAYSEKGNRNLDRPARKRGAKASKAGLSNEKVAVIASCDRSGNKDFKVATRGRISKSDLETILQGKLAKVETLCSDSHRSYTAFAKDKKVAHKKFNASKGQRAVDKIYHVQNVNNMDMRLRKFMEPFNGVATKYLQNYLNWFLVLEK; this comes from the coding sequence ATGATACCAGAAGATTTTAGAGATTTTTTCATTAGTTCATCGGCTTTGGTTCAATCAGAAATTGTTTCCACATTATTGGAGATCTCTACTGAGGGTTCAGCCCTGATTGATAGCAATCAGAGTAAAGCCATAAGCTGTCCTCATTGTAAGTGCAATAAAATTAAGGCTAATGGTAAGCTCAAAGGAGTACAGCGCTATGTTTGTAATACTTGTCATAAAAACTTTAGTGAAACTACCGGTAAGTTCTGGTACAACCTCAAGAAGAAAGACAAAGTTAATCGTTATTTATTCTGTTTACTCTCTGGATATAGTATTCGCAAGAGTGCCAAAGAAACAGGGATTTCTATTCAGACTTCTTTTGATTGGAGGCACAAATTACTTGTCTCCTTTGGGAGCGTAAGTGTGGATGAATTCCAAGGAATCCTAGAGAGTGATGATCTTTTCTTTGCTTACTCTGAAAAAGGGAATCGAAATTTGGATCGTCCTGCTAGAAAACGTGGCGCAAAGGCAAGTAAAGCTGGTCTCAGTAATGAAAAAGTAGCTGTGATAGCCAGTTGTGACCGATCAGGGAACAAAGATTTCAAAGTAGCTACCAGAGGTCGCATTAGTAAAAGTGACTTGGAGACTATATTACAAGGGAAGTTGGCTAAAGTAGAAACCCTTTGTAGCGACAGTCACAGAAGCTATACTGCATTTGCAAAAGACAAGAAGGTAGCACACAAAAAATTTAATGCTTCGAAGGGTCAAAGAGCTGTTGACAAAATATATCACGTACAAAATGTGAATAATATGGATATGCGTCTAAGGAAATTTATGGAGCCCTTCAATGGAGTGGCAACAAAATACCTTCAGAATTATCTGAATTGGTTTTTAGTCTTAGAAAAATAA